In one Zymobacter palmae genomic region, the following are encoded:
- the thiB gene encoding thiamine ABC transporter substrate binding subunit: protein MRHRFLTTLVSSLCVLFAASAYADERPTLTVYTYDIFARKVITPELRQQFEAQCQCQLNMVGLGDAGNIMSRLQLEGTKTQADVVLGIDNNQRAEARRSGLFAPLPTHLGTPTLPIDWQDATFMPVDWGWFTFVYDSQKVPTPPASLDELINSDLRVVLEDPRTSTPGLGMLLWMKSVYGDKAAERWQQLARHTVTVSRNWSEAYGLFLHGEADAVLSYSTSPAYHIEKEGEHRYKAMNLSEGLYMQIELAGKLASSAHPREADQFLAFITRPEFQQRMLVTNWMYPAWHDSEIKRPAGYYQDTFTPSRTFMMDDATLDAHRKAWVREWQSAMSGARR from the coding sequence ATGCGCCATCGTTTTCTGACCACTTTGGTCTCGTCTCTATGCGTCCTGTTTGCAGCATCGGCCTATGCCGATGAGCGTCCGACGCTTACCGTCTATACCTACGATATATTTGCGCGCAAGGTGATCACGCCGGAGCTGCGTCAGCAGTTCGAGGCGCAGTGCCAGTGCCAGCTCAACATGGTCGGATTGGGTGATGCGGGCAACATCATGTCGCGTCTGCAGTTGGAAGGGACCAAGACTCAGGCCGATGTGGTGCTGGGAATCGACAACAACCAGCGAGCCGAAGCGCGTCGCAGTGGGCTGTTTGCACCGCTACCAACCCATCTTGGTACCCCGACGCTGCCGATCGACTGGCAGGATGCGACCTTTATGCCCGTGGACTGGGGCTGGTTCACCTTCGTTTATGACAGCCAGAAAGTGCCTACTCCGCCCGCCAGTCTTGATGAACTGATCAACAGTGATCTGCGTGTGGTGCTGGAAGATCCGCGTACCAGCACGCCGGGGCTTGGCATGCTGCTATGGATGAAGTCTGTCTATGGTGATAAGGCCGCCGAACGCTGGCAGCAGCTGGCGCGTCATACCGTGACTGTATCGCGCAACTGGAGCGAAGCCTATGGGCTGTTCCTGCATGGTGAAGCCGATGCGGTGCTGTCCTATTCAACCTCTCCTGCGTATCACATCGAAAAAGAAGGCGAGCATCGCTACAAAGCGATGAACCTGTCGGAAGGGCTGTACATGCAGATCGAACTGGCGGGCAAACTGGCGTCGTCGGCCCATCCTCGCGAAGCGGATCAGTTTCTGGCCTTCATTACACGGCCCGAGTTTCAGCAGCGTATGTTAGTGACCAACTGGATGTATCCCGCATGGCATGACAGCGAGATCAAGCGTCCGGCGGGCTACTATCAGGATACCTTCACGCCATCACGCACGTTCATGATGGATGACGCCACGCTGGATGCGCATCGCAAGGCGTGGGTACGTGAGTGGCAGTCGGCCATGAGCGGCGCTCGGCGCTGA